The Paraburkholderia sabiae genome includes a region encoding these proteins:
- a CDS encoding TetR/AcrR family transcriptional regulator gives METTTVRDQILEHAITLMMLRGYNGFSYRDLSELVGVKTSSIHYYFPSKDDLVLEAVSQYSSEILGALNAIDASLSADQKLGKYTKLFGRTLGDGDQICLCGMLAADIEALPDNVRTAVQAFFKANESWLAKVLAQGVKERTLHVNGKPENAARALYAAYQGSVLASRLFKTKARLEDVEASWKVSK, from the coding sequence ATGGAAACGACAACCGTCCGCGATCAGATTCTGGAGCACGCCATCACATTGATGATGCTGCGCGGCTACAACGGCTTTAGCTATCGCGACCTGTCGGAACTGGTCGGCGTGAAGACTTCGAGCATCCACTATTATTTCCCGTCGAAAGACGACCTGGTGCTCGAAGCCGTCAGCCAGTACAGCAGTGAGATTCTCGGCGCGCTGAATGCTATCGACGCTTCTCTTTCTGCGGACCAGAAGCTGGGCAAGTACACGAAGCTGTTCGGCAGAACGTTGGGCGACGGCGACCAGATCTGTCTGTGCGGCATGCTCGCGGCGGATATCGAGGCGCTGCCCGATAACGTGCGCACTGCCGTGCAAGCGTTCTTCAAGGCCAACGAAAGCTGGCTCGCGAAGGTGCTGGCGCAAGGTGTCAAGGAACGCACGTTACACGTCAACGGCAAGCCTGAAAACGCGGCGCGTGCGTTGTACGCCGCTTATCAGGGCAGCGTGCTCGCAAGCCGGTTGTTCAAGACGAAGGCACGTCTTGAAGATGTCGAGGCTTCGTGGAAGGTTTCGAAGTAG